The Populus alba chromosome 4, ASM523922v2, whole genome shotgun sequence genome contains a region encoding:
- the LOC118039763 gene encoding probable receptor-like serine/threonine-protein kinase At4g34500, whose protein sequence is MSDFDTETKTNTTTTNYNLPHKLTSTMPFFNLKLYVLIAILLICLLLVSFLIFLCVHLRRASRKRNKMRVKHSSGSIPLVSKEIVEIKDLDFKENKERDEGNVVNLGFIKMENGGGGDVEMGKKSGESSSSISDDISSVEENIGWGRWYSLKELEIATRGFAEENVIGEGGYGVVYRGVLQDGSVVAVKNLLNNKGQAEKEFKVEVEAIGKVRHKNLVRLIGYCADGASRMLVYEYVDNGNLEQWLHGDVGPVSPMTWDIRMNIAIGTAKGLAYLHEGLEPKVVHRDVKSSNILLDRKWNPKVSDFGLAKLLGSEASYVTTRVMGTFGYVSPDYASTGMLNEGSDVYSFGVLLMEMITGRSPIDYSRPAGEMNLVDWFKGMVASRRGEELVDPLIEVQPAPRSLKRTLLVCLRCIDLDASKRPKMGQIVHMLEADDFPFRAELRTVREKDPPPSHAVISNKLQHPTKHAGSGADVEMSRRR, encoded by the exons atgtcGGATTTCGACActgaaacaaaaaccaacaccaccaccaccaactaCAATCTCCCTCACAAGCTAACCTCAACAATgccattttttaatcttaaactcTATGTTTTAATTGCAATTCTCTTAATATGCCTCCTCttagtttcatttttaatatttctctgTGTTCACTTACGCCGCGCCTCTAGAAAACGCAACAAGATGCGAGTGAAACACAGTTCGGGATCTATCCCTTTAGTGTCTAAAGAAATTGTGGAGATTAAAGATTTGGATTTTaaggaaaacaaagagagagacgAGGGCAATGTCGTGAATCTGGGTTTTataaagatggagaatggtggtggtggtgatgtgGAGATGGGAAAGAAGAGTGGAGAGAGCAGCAGTAGCATTAGTGACGACATTTCGTCGGTGGAGGAAAATATAGGGTGGGGTCGATGGTATAGTTTGAAAGAGCTCGAGATTGCGACACGTGGATTTGCTGAAGAAAATGTGATCGGTGAAGGAGGGTATGGTGTTGTCTACAGAGGAGTTTTGCAAGATGGGTCTGTCGTTGCTGTCAAGAATTTACTTAATAATAA GGGTCAGGCGGAGAAGGAGTTTAAGGTAGAAGTTGAAGCAATTGGAAAAGTAAGACATAAGAACTTGGTGCGCCTAATTGGGTATTGCGCCGATGGTGCTAGCAG GATGCTTGTTTATGAATATGTTGACAATGGAAATTTGGAGCAATGGTTACATGGTGATGTAGGTCCTGTTAGTCCTATGACCTGGGATATCCGAATGAATATTGCAATCGGGACAGCAAAAGG GCTGGCCTATTTACATGAAGGTTTAGAACCTAAAGTTGTTCATCGAGATGTAAAATCCAGTAACATACTTCTGGATAGAAAATGGAATCCCAAGGTCTCAGACTTTGGATTGGCCAAACTCCTGGGTTCTGAAGCAAGCTATGTGACCACACGTGTTATGGGGACATTTGG ATATGTATCACCTGATTATGCAAGTACAGGCATGCTTAATGAGGGGAGTGATGTATACAGTTTTGGTGTTCTTCTTATGGAGATGATTACTGGAAGGAGTCCCATTGATTACTCCAGACCAGCCGGAGAG ATGAACTTGGTTGATTGGTTCAAAGGAATGGTAGCAAGCCGTCGTGGAGAGGAGCTTGTAGATCCCCTCATTGAAGTTCAACCTGCTCCAAGGTCTTTGAAACGAACATTGCTGGTTTGCCTCCGATGTATAGATTTGGATGCCAGTAAGCGACCAAAAATGGGGCAAATTGTTCATATGCTTGAGGCAGATGACTTTCCTTTCCGTGCG GAACTTCGAACAGTTCGCGAGAAAGATCCTCCTCCCTCCCATGCTGTTATCTCCAACAAACTTCAACATCCAACCAAGCATGCTGGCAGTGGTGCTGATGTTGAGATGTCAAGGCGAAGATGA